AGAGTATGTTCCAAAACTTCAATCTTTTTACCTTCTTTGGCGCTGTTCAGACGAATTGCGGAAGCCAGAAGTCCTACTTCTTTTCTGCCGCCTGCTGCACAAACGGTAACACATTCGTTGCAGCCGACCACAAGTATTTTTTCATAGGGCGCAATGTACCCGAGAATTTCCTGCAGGGGTTTTTGTTCTGCTGTGATCATGTTTTAATCTCCAAAAATTTTATATAAAAAGTAACCCGTTAAATCTCTTTCATACGTTAGACAAAACAAGCAAATGCAACAAATTACCTCTATTGCATGAATAGCTTTTTTTAAACGGCTTTGCTTGTTGCCTGACTGGCCGGGCTTGGCCCTAATGCTTTAATTTTTTCTGTAAACTCTGTGGCAGCTTTGGCAAAATTTTCACCCATGCCTGCGCTGAAATGCATCATGCCCACACGTTCGGGCTCCCAACCCAGATCTTCCAGGGTTTTTTTGATCTTTTCCACATGGGCTTCGGCACGCAGATTACCTTCTCTAAAATGACAATCCCCTACCAGGCAACCTGCCACATATACACCGTCGGCCCCTTTTTCAAGGGCTTTCATCAAGTGGATGGCATCCACTTTGCCGGTACAGGGCACACGTATGATTTTTACATTAGACGGATATGAAATCCGTCTGGTGCCGGCCATATCTGCTGCGGTATATGCACAATAATGACAGCAAAAGGCCACAATTTCAGGCTCAAAATTACTCATTAGTTATACCTCTCAAATAAACCATCAATTTTAGCCGTTATCTGGTCATCTTCCCAGGCCGTCAACTGAATCGCCTTGGCCGGACACTCGGCAACACAGATACCACAACCCTGGCACTTGGCCGGATCAATTTCTGAATGACGTTCATTATTTATAAAAGGAACATTAAAAGGACAAGCTCTAACACAAATCAGGCAAACCGCACACTTAATCGGCTCAACCACGGCATAGGCAGCCCCTAATGTAATCTGTTTATTGGCCAACATGGTTCTGGCTCTGCCTGCTACGGCATGGGCCTGGGTGATGCTTTCACGAATCACCTTGGGAGAGTGGGCCGTACCTGCAACAAAGAACCCGCGAAGTGCCATATCAATGGGTTTAAGCTTAATATGGTCTTCCATGAAAAAGCCGTCTTCAGTTTTGGGCAGATTGAACACGCGAGCCAACTTGTTCGTGGTCTCTGCATTTGCAACCAGACCTGTGCTCAATGCCACGCAATCGGCTTCAATTTCAATATCCTGTCCCAGAACAAAATCATGGGTAAGAACAATGGTCTTGTCGCCGTCTTTGCGAACAA
This window of the uncultured Desulfobacter sp. genome carries:
- a CDS encoding hydrogenase iron-sulfur subunit, with the translated sequence MSNFEPEIVAFCCHYCAYTAADMAGTRRISYPSNVKIIRVPCTGKVDAIHLMKALEKGADGVYVAGCLVGDCHFREGNLRAEAHVEKIKKTLEDLGWEPERVGMMHFSAGMGENFAKAATEFTEKIKALGPSPASQATSKAV